The following are from one region of the Haloactinomyces albus genome:
- a CDS encoding alcohol dehydrogenase catalytic domain-containing protein, translated as MKAVVWQAPGTVNLQEVPDPRVQQSTDAIVRLTMSAICGTDLHMIRGTFPGMAEGTVLGHEGVGVVEEVGSGVRAFQRGDRVVVPSTIACGTCSYCRAGYTAQCDTANPNGPLAGTAIFGGPEPTGGFAGMQAGYVRVPFANANLVALPDSIIDEQAIVISDVLPTGWFGARLAEVGTGDTVAVFGCGPVGQLAIASAWYQGAGRVLAVDSVAGRLETARRQHAEPVNFTSEDPVAMLRELTGGIGPDRVIDAVGVDAYPQDEGSRTEQSQASGGGTLAWGHGTLPSQAARWAVQAVAKAGTLGVIGVYPPTFESWPIGSAMNKNLTVHMGNCNHRPLMPRLVDLVASGVLDPSVILERQEPVTDAVQAYQAFDQREPGWIKVALEGLT; from the coding sequence ATGAAGGCGGTCGTGTGGCAGGCGCCGGGCACGGTGAACCTGCAGGAGGTGCCCGATCCCCGGGTGCAGCAGTCGACGGATGCGATCGTGCGGCTCACGATGAGTGCCATCTGCGGTACCGACCTGCACATGATTCGTGGCACCTTCCCCGGCATGGCGGAGGGCACCGTGCTCGGTCACGAGGGTGTCGGGGTGGTCGAGGAGGTGGGCAGCGGTGTGCGAGCCTTCCAGCGGGGAGATCGGGTTGTGGTGCCTTCGACCATCGCGTGTGGGACCTGTTCGTACTGCCGCGCCGGTTACACGGCGCAGTGCGACACGGCGAACCCGAACGGCCCACTGGCAGGCACGGCGATCTTCGGTGGTCCGGAACCGACCGGAGGCTTCGCCGGTATGCAGGCCGGATACGTGCGAGTACCGTTCGCCAACGCCAACCTCGTGGCGCTGCCGGACAGCATCATCGACGAGCAGGCGATCGTGATCTCCGACGTGCTGCCGACCGGCTGGTTCGGAGCTCGCCTGGCAGAGGTCGGCACGGGGGACACGGTGGCGGTGTTCGGCTGTGGGCCGGTCGGGCAACTCGCGATCGCCTCGGCGTGGTACCAAGGAGCCGGGCGAGTCCTGGCAGTGGATTCGGTGGCCGGCAGGTTGGAGACCGCCCGGCGCCAGCATGCGGAACCGGTGAACTTCACCAGTGAGGATCCGGTGGCGATGCTACGGGAGCTCACCGGCGGTATCGGACCGGATCGGGTGATCGATGCCGTGGGGGTGGATGCCTACCCGCAGGACGAAGGCAGTCGAACCGAGCAGTCGCAAGCTTCCGGCGGGGGAACACTGGCCTGGGGCCACGGAACTTTGCCCTCCCAGGCCGCTCGATGGGCCGTACAGGCCGTCGCGAAGGCAGGGACCCTCGGCGTCATCGGGGTGTATCCGCCGACCTTCGAGTCCTGGCCGATCGGTAGCGCCATGAACAAGAACCTCACGGTGCACATGGGCAACTGCAACCACCGCCCCTTGATGCCGAGACTGGTCGATCTGGTTGCCAGTGGTGTCCTCGACCCGTCGGTGATCCTGGAACGGCAGGAGCCGGTGACCGATGCGGTGCAGGCCTACCAGGCGTTCGACCAGCGTGAACCCGGCTGGATCAAGGTGGCGCTCGAAGGCCTGACCTGA
- a CDS encoding response regulator transcription factor has product MVDLVLGDDHAVFVDALVTVLPQKGITVLNTADSVRGTVASIRQHRPEICLLDRYFADGDGLDFIGDVIAAGETNTKVMILTADQDVAGMRRALNSGAVGYVNKMCGLDSLVTAIRRVVSGEVVADLATASARRPSRSDHARPLTTPLTGRERECLGLLVAGASTSMMAKQLGVSAATVRTHVQALLTKLGVHSRVEAASFAVRHCLLTDTEIPRSLARA; this is encoded by the coding sequence ATGGTTGATTTGGTCCTGGGTGATGATCACGCGGTTTTTGTCGATGCACTCGTCACGGTATTGCCGCAGAAAGGAATCACCGTGCTGAACACCGCGGACAGCGTGCGGGGCACGGTGGCGAGTATTCGGCAGCACCGGCCGGAAATCTGCTTGCTCGATCGGTATTTCGCGGACGGTGACGGTCTCGATTTCATCGGTGATGTGATCGCGGCGGGAGAAACCAACACGAAGGTCATGATTCTCACGGCCGACCAGGATGTCGCGGGAATGCGGCGTGCCTTGAACTCCGGTGCTGTCGGGTATGTGAACAAAATGTGCGGTTTGGACTCGCTCGTCACCGCCATTCGACGTGTGGTGAGTGGGGAAGTGGTGGCCGACCTCGCGACCGCATCGGCACGGCGTCCGTCGCGATCCGACCATGCGCGACCGCTCACCACGCCTCTCACCGGGCGGGAGCGGGAGTGCCTCGGACTGCTCGTCGCAGGCGCGAGTACGAGTATGATGGCAAAGCAGCTCGGCGTTTCCGCGGCAACCGTGCGTACCCACGTGCAGGCGTTGTTGACGAAACTGGGGGTGCATTCCCGAGTGGAGGCGGCTTCTTTCGCCGTCCGGCATTGTCTGCTCACCGATACCGAGATCCCACGAAGTCTCGCGCGAGCTTGA
- a CDS encoding sensor histidine kinase yields the protein MHGVSTLTTTARREPHSLETTGQLRGLLHDLGQGLGTLSLLTDGIHDDPALSAETRYRLKLMAQELSRLVDLAALPVGEPILDTVDVRELLGQLVSLTALSSRATVVLRPGADVALCTDRTLLWRMVVNLVDNAVRAAGPDGTVEIAVGDECGVVVEVIDDGPGFGDGPGGVASQGLGIVLDLARRCGAHLQVCPAEHGGTCARLVFPDAGRPPEA from the coding sequence GTGCACGGAGTATCGACCCTGACGACCACGGCGCGGCGAGAGCCCCACTCGCTCGAAACCACCGGGCAGTTGCGTGGACTGTTGCATGATCTCGGCCAGGGTCTGGGGACGCTGTCCCTGCTCACGGATGGGATCCACGATGATCCCGCACTGTCCGCGGAAACCCGGTACCGACTGAAGCTCATGGCACAGGAGCTGTCCAGGCTGGTCGATCTTGCTGCGCTACCGGTCGGCGAGCCGATACTCGACACGGTCGACGTGCGTGAACTGCTGGGGCAGCTGGTGTCGTTGACGGCCCTGTCGAGCCGAGCAACGGTGGTGCTGCGGCCCGGTGCCGACGTGGCACTGTGTACGGACAGGACGTTGCTGTGGCGCATGGTGGTCAATCTCGTCGACAATGCTGTTCGAGCGGCGGGGCCGGACGGCACGGTGGAGATCGCGGTCGGTGACGAATGTGGTGTGGTCGTCGAGGTGATCGATGACGGACCGGGGTTCGGTGACGGACCCGGCGGTGTGGCCTCGCAAGGGCTCGGCATCGTTCTCGACCTGGCGCGCCGATGTGGGGCTCACTTGCAGGTATGTCCGGCCGAGCACGGAGGCACGTGTGCCCGGTTGGTGTTTCCCGATGCCGGTCGGCCACCGGAGGCCTGA
- a CDS encoding glycosyltransferase, giving the protein MSDGRMRIATVITRMDGGAGVMALRGARALDPDRYRVTLITGSGGRLLDEAASAGLETVLEPALRAPIVPHHDLLALHRLAGLFTRRRFDVVHTHCAKAGAVGRMAARWAGTPRIVHTFHGFPFHAFQPAVRRQAYIGIERLLGGSTDVALCVGSGVAAEAVRRGLVPPERVRTIGGVVDRDVPVHTPQVRLRARRALGLDTDDVVVGTVARLTYQKAPEDFVAAMLALGQRDVQGVWVGGGELAERVQRLAARARPRARVVLAGERTDVEELLAAFDVFVLPSRYEGLPLAVLEAMVRGIPVVATAVNAVTDVVVPGETGLLVPPQRPDLLAAAVGHMLDSPAEAARMASAARARVDERYSEAALAAALAAAYDSGGRRTGVVPLRCGD; this is encoded by the coding sequence ATGAGCGACGGACGAATGCGGATCGCCACGGTGATCACCCGCATGGACGGCGGTGCGGGTGTCATGGCCCTGCGTGGTGCCCGCGCTCTCGATCCGGACAGATACCGGGTCACTCTCATCACGGGCAGCGGGGGACGGCTGCTCGACGAAGCCGCCTCTGCGGGACTGGAGACCGTGCTCGAGCCCGCGCTACGCGCTCCGATCGTGCCGCACCACGACCTGCTCGCCCTGCATCGGCTGGCCGGCCTGTTCACCCGGCGGCGTTTCGACGTTGTGCACACGCATTGTGCGAAGGCGGGTGCGGTGGGGCGGATGGCCGCACGATGGGCAGGTACGCCTCGAATCGTGCACACTTTTCACGGTTTCCCGTTCCACGCCTTCCAGCCGGCGGTGCGCAGGCAGGCCTATATCGGCATCGAACGCCTGCTCGGCGGCAGTACCGATGTCGCACTCTGCGTGGGCTCGGGTGTGGCAGCCGAGGCGGTGCGGCGTGGGTTGGTTCCTCCGGAACGCGTTCGGACCATCGGAGGAGTCGTGGACCGCGACGTGCCCGTGCACACTCCGCAGGTACGTCTCCGTGCCCGCCGTGCGCTGGGACTGGACACCGATGATGTCGTCGTGGGAACGGTGGCACGCCTGACGTACCAGAAGGCACCGGAAGATTTCGTGGCCGCCATGCTCGCACTGGGGCAACGTGATGTGCAGGGTGTGTGGGTGGGCGGCGGCGAACTGGCCGAGCGGGTCCAACGGCTCGCTGCTCGAGCGCGACCGCGGGCGAGGGTGGTGCTGGCCGGGGAGCGCACCGACGTCGAGGAGCTACTCGCGGCATTCGATGTGTTCGTGCTTCCCAGCCGTTACGAAGGTCTGCCGTTGGCCGTCCTGGAAGCGATGGTGCGTGGCATCCCCGTGGTGGCCACGGCGGTCAATGCGGTGACCGATGTCGTGGTCCCCGGTGAGACGGGCCTGCTCGTGCCACCGCAGCGTCCGGACCTGCTGGCTGCGGCTGTGGGACATATGCTCGACTCACCCGCAGAAGCCGCACGGATGGCCTCGGCGGCGCGTGCGCGGGTGGACGAGCGCTACAGCGAAGCGGCACTCGCAGCGGCACTGGCGGCGGCTTACGACTCCGGTGGCCGGCGAACCGGCGTTGTCCCCCTGCGGTGTGGCGATTGA
- a CDS encoding response regulator transcription factor yields the protein MTAPPFHEDKPMDPGHSCPVDMVRLLMVDDHRMLTEALTNRLSATPDLWVVGQSTTHDPDLTETVARLRPDVIVIDVEPAGTATRELLERLTAAWSSANIVVLTAGNHGERVVDAARAGAAAWVPKERGAEELTGILRGVCSGHSWFPPEVLGTVLRELREDVRRARDRSGPLDVLSNRERDVLLGMTEGKRGDQIAAELLISAQTVRTHTRSILTKLRVHSRLEAVSVARAAGLRAAEHTSGIVPVQRTPRR from the coding sequence GTGACAGCTCCACCGTTCCACGAGGACAAGCCGATGGATCCGGGGCACAGTTGTCCGGTGGACATGGTGCGGTTGCTCATGGTGGACGATCACCGGATGTTGACCGAGGCGCTGACGAACCGGCTGTCCGCCACGCCGGATCTGTGGGTGGTCGGACAGTCGACGACGCATGATCCCGACTTGACCGAGACCGTGGCACGTCTCCGGCCCGACGTCATCGTGATCGATGTCGAACCGGCAGGCACTGCCACCCGGGAGCTGCTGGAACGGCTCACGGCAGCGTGGTCGTCGGCGAACATCGTGGTGCTCACCGCAGGGAACCACGGGGAACGTGTGGTGGATGCCGCGCGAGCCGGAGCAGCGGCATGGGTCCCGAAGGAACGTGGTGCCGAGGAGCTCACCGGCATCCTGCGCGGAGTGTGCAGCGGGCATTCCTGGTTCCCGCCCGAGGTGCTCGGCACGGTTCTGCGGGAACTCCGCGAGGATGTTCGGAGAGCCAGGGACCGGAGCGGTCCGCTGGATGTGCTCAGCAACCGTGAGCGCGACGTACTGCTCGGTATGACCGAGGGCAAGCGTGGCGATCAGATTGCAGCGGAACTGCTGATCTCGGCGCAGACCGTACGCACCCACACTCGCAGCATCCTCACCAAGTTACGAGTGCACAGCCGGCTCGAGGCGGTCAGCGTGGCCCGCGCCGCCGGTCTCCGGGCCGCCGAGCACACATCCGGGATCGTGCCCGTGCAACGAACCCCTCGGCGGTGA
- a CDS encoding glycosyltransferase family 2 protein: MIPWWMLAVFVFGANFTLWGTIGLLRLLDGPTTRRGGIRFASRGAHALRKPPKREVSSIRAGSLTVRDVAVLIPAHNEGLVIADSLRAVLDVVPKANVHVVSDGSTDDTFELARATGARVIRTRSNVGKAGALQEAIERFRLVERFEVVMLLDADTRVDSGYFQAALPLFDDPRVVAVAGYVRSDWRRRSLSPLGKLLVCHRQRIYALTQFLLKFGQTWRRANATHIIPGFASLYRTEVLPHIEVNPPGLVIEDFNMTFEVYQKGLGKVGFTPAAVAVTQDPGSLGDYVRQTKRWALGWWQTVRRHRPRANLFTGMLTLLLLEQVTSGVLIVLLPFVLLLLVVPELTGIVLTIPGLAEIHGFVAAHVGFTALLFGVVLPDIVLTCTVALCHRKIRFLLFGVFFLVLRILDSAIALYALPLAWLSRSTGRWRSPSRRRLGTTPVPGTDPPELTTTHRDSTDAREG, encoded by the coding sequence GTGATTCCTTGGTGGATGCTCGCCGTCTTCGTCTTCGGTGCCAACTTCACGCTCTGGGGAACGATCGGGCTGCTGCGGCTGCTCGACGGCCCCACGACGCGCCGAGGAGGCATCCGGTTCGCGTCCCGCGGGGCACATGCGCTCCGAAAACCCCCGAAGCGAGAGGTGTCGTCGATTCGGGCGGGTTCGCTGACCGTGCGGGATGTCGCCGTTCTGATCCCCGCGCACAATGAGGGCTTGGTCATCGCGGACAGCCTGCGTGCGGTCCTGGACGTGGTCCCGAAAGCGAATGTGCACGTCGTTTCGGACGGTTCCACCGATGACACGTTCGAACTGGCACGCGCTACCGGGGCGCGGGTGATCCGGACACGCAGCAATGTCGGTAAAGCCGGTGCCCTGCAGGAAGCCATCGAACGTTTCCGGCTCGTCGAACGGTTCGAGGTGGTGATGCTGTTGGACGCCGACACCCGGGTCGACTCCGGATATTTCCAAGCGGCGCTGCCGTTGTTCGACGATCCACGCGTCGTGGCGGTGGCGGGCTACGTGCGCAGTGACTGGCGCCGCCGCAGCCTGTCGCCACTCGGGAAGTTGCTGGTGTGCCACCGCCAGCGGATCTATGCGTTGACCCAGTTCCTGCTCAAGTTCGGCCAAACCTGGCGGCGCGCCAACGCGACCCACATCATTCCCGGCTTCGCGAGCCTGTACCGCACGGAAGTCCTGCCGCACATCGAGGTGAACCCACCCGGCCTCGTGATCGAGGACTTCAACATGACCTTCGAGGTGTACCAGAAAGGACTCGGCAAGGTCGGATTCACCCCGGCTGCCGTGGCCGTTACTCAGGACCCGGGGTCCCTCGGGGACTACGTACGCCAGACCAAACGGTGGGCGTTGGGATGGTGGCAAACCGTACGGCGCCACCGACCACGTGCGAATCTGTTCACCGGCATGCTCACGCTGTTGCTACTGGAACAGGTGACCAGCGGTGTCCTGATCGTGCTCCTGCCGTTCGTCCTGTTGCTGCTCGTCGTTCCGGAACTGACGGGAATCGTGCTCACCATTCCGGGACTGGCCGAAATCCACGGTTTCGTGGCCGCCCATGTCGGTTTCACCGCGTTGCTGTTCGGTGTCGTGCTCCCCGACATCGTTCTGACATGCACCGTGGCGCTGTGCCACCGCAAAATTCGCTTCCTGCTTTTCGGGGTCTTCTTCCTGGTGCTCCGGATACTCGATTCCGCGATCGCGTTGTATGCCTTGCCGCTGGCGTGGTTGTCGAGGTCGACAGGCCGGTGGCGCAGCCCGAGCAGGCGGAGGCTCGGGACCACACCGGTGCCGGGCACCGATCCACCGGAGCTCACCACGACCCACCGGGACTCGACCGATGCCCGGGAAGGGTGA
- a CDS encoding glycosyl hydrolase family 18 protein — translation MFSGTRPSRHTNRSWHIEGLVYLVILLLCVVLLAVVSVSRTTPTPLSTGHWNLVVASVPFWHLDRGTSALMNHRQAVNQVSPWMYGLSADGRIVPQFPVEQADDVSRYLQTLRASGLPLIPTLANTTNGRWAYEPVARFLHDPQRRQQHITDIVELVLRENYTGIDIDYEDLRASDRDEFTGFITELADALHEHDKLLSVALFAKTSEAGYDQRNVAQDYAAIGRVADQVRLMGYDYHWPTSEPGPVAPIGWIDDVLGYATTRIPAHKVVLGVPLYGYDWVDGYGTPVSWLEASRLAARHQARVRFDEASRSPWFRYTDAQGREHEVWFENAASSRAKFLAARQAGISGVYLWMYGPADTDTWSEVRETLLAGT, via the coding sequence ATGTTCTCGGGCACTCGCCCTTCCCGACACACGAACCGGTCCTGGCACATCGAGGGGTTGGTGTATCTGGTGATCCTGCTGCTGTGCGTTGTCCTGCTGGCCGTGGTGTCGGTCTCGCGGACGACACCCACGCCCCTGTCCACGGGGCACTGGAATCTCGTCGTGGCCTCGGTACCGTTCTGGCATCTGGACAGGGGCACATCGGCGCTGATGAACCACCGGCAGGCCGTCAACCAGGTGTCGCCGTGGATGTACGGGCTCAGCGCCGACGGCCGGATCGTTCCGCAGTTCCCCGTGGAGCAGGCGGACGACGTGAGCCGGTATCTGCAGACATTGCGCGCGTCGGGACTGCCCTTGATTCCGACGCTGGCGAATACGACCAACGGTCGGTGGGCCTACGAACCGGTCGCGCGTTTCCTGCACGACCCGCAACGCAGACAGCAGCACATCACCGACATCGTCGAGCTGGTGCTGCGGGAGAACTACACCGGCATCGACATCGACTACGAGGATTTGCGGGCAAGCGACCGCGACGAGTTCACCGGCTTCATCACCGAACTCGCCGATGCCTTGCACGAACACGACAAGCTCCTGTCGGTGGCACTGTTCGCCAAGACCAGCGAAGCGGGCTACGACCAGCGCAACGTCGCGCAGGACTACGCGGCAATCGGCCGTGTTGCCGATCAGGTCCGGCTGATGGGCTATGACTATCACTGGCCGACATCCGAGCCGGGGCCGGTGGCGCCGATCGGTTGGATCGACGACGTGCTGGGCTATGCCACGACACGAATACCCGCGCACAAGGTGGTTCTGGGGGTCCCGCTGTACGGATACGACTGGGTGGACGGATACGGCACACCCGTGAGCTGGCTGGAAGCATCCCGGCTGGCGGCGAGGCACCAAGCGCGGGTGCGTTTCGACGAGGCGAGTCGGTCCCCCTGGTTTCGCTACACCGATGCGCAGGGGCGCGAGCACGAGGTGTGGTTCGAAAACGCCGCGAGCTCACGGGCCAAGTTCCTGGCGGCACGGCAAGCAGGCATCAGTGGTGTGTACCTGTGGATGTACGGCCCCGCGGACACGGATACGTGGTCCGAAGTGCGCGAAACGCTGCTGGCAGGCACATAG
- a CDS encoding NAD-dependent epimerase/dehydratase family protein translates to MRALVTGAAGFIGSHLVEHLLAEGHHVVGLDDVSTGRRENLSAVAEHPDFRLVQGTILDRTAVDELTAEVDVVFHLAAAVGAFVIRDRTLESLLTNIHGTENVVWAAHRYEARLLLASSSEVYGKNGKVGLREDDDRLVGSPLKSRWSYSEAKALDESLTEAYARECGLRAVIARLFNTVGPRQSGRYGMVIPRLVAQALQGSPLTVFGTGEQVRCFCHVQDVVPALVRLIGTEQAFGTAVNLGSSEQVSIGRLANRVIEMTGSSSAPVYQSYESVYGSGYEDMWRRVPDCSRARELIGFRPTRTLDDIIRSVLDEHTRNRRVPVASVP, encoded by the coding sequence ATGAGGGCACTGGTCACCGGCGCTGCGGGCTTCATCGGTTCGCACCTGGTCGAGCACCTGTTGGCGGAAGGTCATCACGTCGTCGGCCTCGACGATGTGAGCACCGGACGGCGGGAGAACCTGTCCGCGGTCGCCGAACACCCCGACTTCCGGCTCGTGCAGGGCACGATCCTGGATCGCACCGCGGTCGACGAGCTGACCGCGGAGGTGGACGTGGTCTTTCACCTGGCCGCCGCCGTCGGTGCGTTCGTCATCCGGGACCGGACACTGGAAAGCCTGCTGACCAACATCCACGGTACGGAAAACGTCGTGTGGGCCGCCCACCGGTACGAGGCCCGGTTGCTGCTCGCCTCGTCTAGCGAGGTGTACGGCAAGAACGGCAAGGTCGGTCTCCGCGAGGACGACGATCGCCTGGTCGGATCGCCGTTGAAGTCGCGGTGGTCCTATTCCGAGGCCAAGGCACTCGACGAGAGCCTCACCGAGGCGTATGCGCGGGAGTGCGGTCTGCGTGCGGTGATCGCCCGCCTGTTCAACACGGTCGGCCCGCGCCAGAGCGGCCGTTACGGCATGGTCATCCCACGGCTGGTGGCCCAGGCGCTGCAGGGCTCGCCACTGACCGTCTTCGGTACCGGAGAGCAGGTGCGCTGCTTCTGCCACGTCCAGGACGTCGTCCCCGCGCTGGTGCGGCTCATCGGTACCGAGCAGGCATTCGGTACGGCGGTCAACCTCGGTAGCAGTGAACAGGTCTCGATCGGACGTCTGGCGAACCGGGTCATCGAGATGACCGGGTCCTCCAGTGCACCCGTGTACCAGTCGTACGAATCGGTGTACGGCAGCGGATACGAGGACATGTGGCGCCGAGTGCCGGACTGCTCACGAGCACGGGAACTGATCGGGTTCCGGCCCACCCGGACGCTGGACGACATCATCCGTTCGGTGCTCGACGAGCACACCCGAAATCGCCGGGTTCCCGTGGCCTCCGTGCCATGA
- a CDS encoding glycosyltransferase: MRVLHVITGLGVGGAELQLRSVLQHTRHDAEVVTLYNPGEVAEMLSRDGVRVRDLGMTGNTEIAAVLRLWKLIRQGRYDVVHTHLYRACVYGRVAARLAGTPAVVTTEHSIGRTHLERRRMTRGVQALYLGTDLCSDATIAVSDTVADRLVGWGVRRDKITVIPNGVDFDRVAFDEADRARIRAEFGIAREVRVVGVLGRLDPNKRFDLVIAAMAPMLDATTGLLIVGEGPDRERLEGVAREHGVADRVLFTGERHDVAAMLSALDLFVASSAQETFGLSVLEALSNGIRALYTTCPAMAGIETDRARAVPGDVAGMRREIASELARMGSPQPGMSTGLPRETVPAIRERYGIDAVTGRIDDLYDGLLDRRAQRSPRSEPLVADAVASAEPAGGDR, translated from the coding sequence GTGAGAGTTCTGCATGTGATCACGGGGCTGGGCGTCGGCGGAGCCGAGCTGCAGCTGCGTTCGGTGCTTCAGCACACTCGCCACGACGCAGAGGTCGTCACGCTCTACAACCCGGGCGAGGTGGCCGAGATGCTCTCGCGTGACGGAGTGCGCGTCCGCGATCTGGGCATGACCGGCAACACCGAGATCGCAGCCGTGTTGCGTCTGTGGAAACTGATCCGCCAGGGCCGCTACGACGTGGTCCACACCCATCTGTACCGGGCCTGTGTCTACGGTCGCGTCGCCGCGCGGCTGGCAGGGACTCCGGCCGTGGTGACCACCGAGCATTCGATCGGCCGGACACATCTGGAGCGCAGGAGGATGACCCGTGGCGTGCAGGCGCTGTACCTGGGCACGGACCTGTGCTCGGACGCCACGATCGCGGTCTCGGACACGGTCGCGGACAGGCTGGTCGGCTGGGGGGTGCGGCGGGACAAGATCACGGTGATTCCGAATGGTGTCGACTTCGACAGGGTCGCCTTCGACGAGGCCGATCGTGCCCGGATCCGGGCCGAGTTCGGGATCGCTCGTGAGGTCCGCGTCGTCGGCGTGCTGGGCCGGTTGGATCCGAACAAGCGCTTCGACCTGGTGATCGCGGCGATGGCTCCGATGCTGGACGCCACGACCGGATTGTTGATCGTCGGAGAGGGACCGGATCGCGAACGGCTCGAGGGCGTGGCACGCGAACACGGCGTGGCCGACCGGGTGCTCTTCACCGGTGAGCGGCACGATGTCGCGGCGATGTTGTCCGCGCTGGATCTGTTCGTGGCTTCCTCGGCCCAGGAGACCTTCGGTCTGTCGGTGCTGGAGGCGTTGTCCAACGGCATTCGCGCGCTGTACACGACATGCCCGGCGATGGCGGGGATCGAGACCGACCGCGCCCGCGCGGTACCCGGCGATGTGGCGGGAATGCGCCGTGAGATCGCTTCCGAGCTTGCCCGGATGGGCTCACCCCAACCGGGAATGTCCACGGGACTGCCACGCGAGACGGTCCCGGCGATCCGCGAGAGATACGGGATCGACGCCGTGACCGGCAGAATCGACGATCTCTACGATGGTCTGCTGGACCGGCGCGCGCAGCGGTCACCACGTTCGGAACCTCTCGTGGCCGATGCCGTGGCCTCCGCCGAACCGGCGGGAGGTGACCGATGA
- a CDS encoding sugar transferase, whose amino-acid sequence MSVTELASDRRERREPPVETAARAPAVLARKPGAHVSVDSTADTSRSSRFVPFFLMPVIDGLALVTLILVTGMGWFGAVYAPTVLAILAAEGQHRTRFCLRVSDQVPRIAAAAALPLILLLPWKPVDGAALSALLATCTLISFRGGGCLVLRAVHRRGWWHEPTLIVGTGSPAFDIAQLLDEHPELGLRPRGFLDRGSSGRSGAPMPGPLEELGEVVRRHGISRVLVCSPAISEAELTSLLRACRPLSADVCVVPRLHELGMAVPRGCLDEVWGIPLVPLRHHAHTGAGAKVKRALDLVLGALLCVVAAPLLILLTAAVRVSSGRRVFFHQERVTRSGRSASVVKLRTVAPGAQQNWSVSEQQCTRLGRWLRATHFDELPQLLNVVRGDMSLVGPRPERPHFARRFAGEIPRYADRHRMPGGMTGWAQVHGLHGDTSIRQRARFDNQYIEYWSLWMDAVIVARTLATVLVGSGRFRSSSPGGSR is encoded by the coding sequence ATGAGCGTGACCGAACTGGCCTCCGACCGGCGAGAGCGCCGGGAACCACCGGTCGAGACCGCAGCACGGGCACCGGCTGTACTCGCACGGAAACCGGGCGCGCACGTATCGGTGGATTCCACTGCGGACACATCTCGGTCGAGCCGGTTCGTCCCCTTCTTCCTGATGCCCGTGATCGACGGTCTCGCGCTGGTGACACTGATTCTCGTGACCGGGATGGGGTGGTTCGGTGCGGTGTATGCCCCGACCGTTCTGGCGATTCTGGCTGCCGAGGGGCAGCATCGGACACGTTTTTGCCTGCGAGTCTCCGACCAGGTACCGCGGATCGCCGCTGCCGCGGCGCTACCGCTGATCCTGCTTCTACCGTGGAAGCCTGTCGACGGCGCCGCACTGTCGGCGCTTCTGGCCACCTGCACGCTGATCTCCTTCCGCGGGGGTGGCTGTCTGGTGCTTCGCGCGGTGCACCGGCGCGGTTGGTGGCACGAACCGACCCTGATCGTGGGAACGGGGTCGCCTGCGTTCGACATCGCCCAACTGCTCGATGAGCACCCCGAACTCGGACTGCGTCCGCGAGGATTTCTTGATCGCGGCTCCTCCGGACGGAGTGGCGCACCGATGCCGGGGCCGCTCGAAGAGCTCGGTGAGGTGGTGCGTCGACACGGCATCAGCCGGGTCCTCGTGTGTTCTCCGGCCATTTCCGAGGCGGAGCTGACCTCGCTGCTGCGGGCGTGCCGACCGCTGTCCGCCGACGTGTGCGTGGTTCCCCGGCTGCACGAGCTGGGCATGGCCGTGCCCCGGGGCTGCCTCGACGAGGTGTGGGGGATTCCGCTCGTTCCGCTGCGGCACCACGCCCACACGGGGGCGGGGGCGAAGGTCAAGCGAGCACTGGACCTGGTTCTCGGCGCACTGCTGTGTGTGGTGGCCGCCCCGCTGCTGATCCTGCTCACGGCAGCGGTTCGGGTGAGCAGCGGCCGCCGGGTCTTCTTCCACCAGGAACGTGTCACTCGCTCGGGCAGGTCGGCATCGGTGGTGAAGCTGCGCACCGTCGCCCCGGGGGCACAGCAGAACTGGTCGGTTTCGGAGCAGCAGTGCACCCGGCTCGGTCGCTGGCTGCGCGCGACACACTTCGACGAACTGCCGCAGTTGCTCAACGTCGTGCGCGGAGACATGTCCCTGGTAGGACCTCGTCCGGAGCGGCCGCACTTCGCGCGGCGCTTCGCCGGGGAGATCCCGCGCTACGCGGACCGACATCGTATGCCGGGCGGCATGACCGGCTGGGCCCAGGTGCACGGATTGCACGGTGATACCTCGATCCGGCAGCGGGCGAGATTCGACAACCAGTACATCGAGTACTGGTCGCTGTGGATGGACGCGGTGATCGTGGCCCGGACATTGGCGACCGTGCTCGTCGGGAGCGGACGATTCCGCTCCTCGTCTCCGGGAGGTTCTCGGTGA